The following coding sequences lie in one Glycine soja cultivar W05 chromosome 16, ASM419377v2, whole genome shotgun sequence genomic window:
- the LOC114390103 gene encoding histone H2A.Z-specific chaperone CHZ1-like, translated as MAEHNDPPQEPTLPSSKRKSDLDLQDLPSKIPKLDLKENDDKDLQNDHEGENDEREEDRKGKGIMRDDKGKGKMILEEEEDDDDDDDSDDGSDSDDDGSDFSDDPLMEVDLNNILPSRTRGRTASSGVRIDGDSGNAAAAASAAGISDDDSDSDDSDA; from the coding sequence ATGGCTGAACACAACGACCCACCCCAAGAACCCACATTGCCCTCCTCCAAGCGCAAGTCCGATCTCGACCTCCAAGACCTCCCTTCCAAAATCCCCAAGCTCGACCTCAAAGAAAACGACGACAAAGACCTCCAAAACGACCATGAAGGCGAGAACGACGAAAGGGAAGAGGACCGAAAGGGGAAGGGGATTATGCGTGACGACAAGGGCAAAGGGAAAATGAtactagaagaagaagaagacgacGACGACGATGACGATTCAGATGATGGTAGTGATAGTGATGACGACGGAAGCGATTTCTCCGACGACCCACTCATGGAGGTCGATTTGAATAACATTCTGCCGTCCAGGACTCGCGGCCGGACGGCGAGTTCCGGAGTTCGCATTGACGGTGACTCGGGGAATGCTGCCGCCGCCGCTTCCGCTGCGGGCATCAGCGATGACGATAGCGACAGTGACGACAGCGATGCTTGA